The stretch of DNA AAGATGTATATATAAGTTTTTTGTTTATAGTTCGACAGGCTCACTATGACAAAAAAACCAATTAAATTTTCGACAACTCGTTTTTTAGATGTGTAATAATGTCAACTTCTGTAACATCCACCCCATTTTTTTCTGCTAAATAATAAGAAATCCAATCGCCTAAATGAATTAAATACAAAGATTGTTCTAAACGATTTTTACCTTTTGAGTATATTTCTAAAATGGTTGAAGTATATTTTTCAAAAACAGTTTTATTTATTTCCATTCTTTTTTGTGTGCGGAAATAATCATCGTCGTTTCTGAAAAGAACTACAGCTAAATCGTCATTTTTAGTTGTCCAACCAACCAATTCGTTGTGATTCATTTCAGGTATAACATGGTGCCAGCAAAGCATTTTTGCATTTTCGTTAATTTGCTGACGAAAGCGAATGCTAACCCCTTCAAACCATGCATCAGAATAAATCACTGGTATTTTTTTGTAAAGTTTTTCGGTTATTTTTTTTGCTTCGATAATGATGTTTTGTTCGTCAGCATCTATATTTTTAATGCTTGTAGCAAAATCTTCAAAATAATTTTTATTCACCACATTGTAGTGGGTTAAAAAATGAAAAATAGTAGGTAACGATAATCCAAAAGCTGCTCTTGGAGGATTTCCTCCAGGTATTTTTATTAGGTTGTAATTTTTTGCATTAGCAATTTCTTCTAATTTTCCAGCAGAAGTTACACAAGCAATTTCAGCACCTTTTGCTTCAGCTTGAGCCAACATTTCCAACGTTTCTTCAGTGTTTCCAGAGTAAGAGCTACAAATAACCAAGGTGTTTTTATTTACAAAAGCAGGTATTTTATAGTCTTTGTTTACTACTATTGGGGTATTGGCATCGTTTGCTACAATTTGAGAAACAACAGTTCCACCAATACCTGAACCACCTAATCCACAAATTAAAACAGATTCAATTTTCTTATCTGTTTTCTTTAAATTGGTCTGGTTGCAAATGGCAATAGACTCAGCTAAATGTTTAGTAAAATCTTCAATTAATCCTTTCATGCGTAAGTGTTATAGTCTAGTCAAAAAGTAAAAGTAATAAAAACTAGTATTATAGCGTTCCGAATTAAATTAATTTCAGGTTAAAGTAGTTGCTTATAAAGGAATCGCAACGGGTTAATATTTTTATATTTGTGATTGAATTTGAGTAATGCGGTTAAAATATTAATTATTCGGTTTAGTTCAATAGGCGACATTGTGCTGACTACGCCTGTGATTCGTTGTTTACAACAACAACTCGATGGAGAGGTAGTAATTCATTATTTAACGAAAAATCAATACAAATCCATTTTACTTTCTAACCCAAGAATTTCTAAAGTATTAGGCATTGATAAAAGTACCAACGAAGTAATTGAAGAGCTGAAAAATGAAGGTTATGATTACATTATTGATTTACACAAAAACCTTCGGTCGAAAAGGGTCATTAAAAAGCTAAAAGTTTTATCGTTTGCATTTGAGAAGTTGAATTACCAAAAATGGTTGATGACTACTTTTAAAGTGAATAAATTACCAAACATTCATATTGTTGAGCGTTATTTAAATGCAACCAAGGTGTTAGGTGTAGAAAACGATAAGGATGGTTTGGAATATTATATTCCTGATGCTGATAAAGTGGATTTGAAAACATTGCCTGTTACTCACCAAAATGGATATGTGAGTTTTGCAATCGGGGCACAACACAACACAAAGAAAATACCTTTAGAAAAATGTTGTGAAATTATACAGCAACTTAATTTGTCTGTGGTTTTGTTGGGAGGAAAAGAGGATGTGGAATCAGCCAATTTTATTCGACAAAAAGTTGGTGATTTGGCTTTTGTGGGTTGCGGAAACTATACTTTAAATCAATCGGCATCAATCATACAACAAAGCAAAGTTTTGATTACTCCTGATACTGGCTTGATGCACATTGGAGCTGCTTTAGGAGTGAACATTGTTTCGGTTTGGGGAAATACCATTCCTGAATTTGGAATGTATCCGTATTACCCTAAGAACCCTGAAAAATTTGTTATTATAGAAAACAAAAATTTAAACTGTCGACCTTGCTCGAAAATTGGTTACGATAAATGTCCGAAAAAGCATTTTAAATGTATGGTAGATTTAGAAAATGCAAAAATTATAAATGCTGTTAAAGGGTTTTATAATGGTTAATTCCAAACGTTTTTTACCGATTCTTCAATCAAAACATCTTTAGGTATACCGTGTTTTCCATCAAAAGTAATCACTTTGCATGCTACTTTTGATTCTAGTATTTGCTTTTTTAATCTCGACATGCGTTCTTCGGTTAAAAACTCGTCTTGAGTTCCATAAATTAAAAAGAGTTTGGTTTCACTTTGAGCAAGGTTGAACTCCACATCATCAGGAAAGACACTCGCCCACAAGATAAAATTTGTACAAGTAAATTTCTTAGCAGAAAACCATCTACACGCGGTTGCTCCTCCTTGTGAAAATCCAACAACATTTATTTTAGTGCAATTTTTATTGTTTTCTGATAAAACAAAATCATATAGTTTTTGGAGGTAATTGATGTAGTCAACAATTTCATCTTCACGATTGTGTTTGGTCATCCAGCTAGCACCAACTTTACCATAGAAACCATCTAAATAAAAGTGAGATAACGCTTCAGGGGCAATTACACAAGTTTCGTTATTTGTAATCGGCTCAAATTTTTTAATAAAAAACTCTGCCAAATAACCATAGCCATGCAAAACAAACCAAATGGTTTTGGCCGTTTTAATATTACCTAGAGTAAAATAGGTGGCTGTTTTATCAACAACTAAACTATTTTTTTTGTTCATGTTTTTCAATGGCTTTTGGGTCATATTTTATCATTAAGCTAATCCACGCTGAGCGAGATAGTCTAAAAATATAAGGAAGAACAAGTATCAATACAATAGAATCAACAATTAAAAAACGATTGATTTCGAATACATCAAAAATTACCATGGCAACAAAAACAGCAACAATAATGGCTATGGTAAATGCATAACTCATGTACATGGCGCCATAATAAAAACCCGTTTCTATCTGGAAATCTTGGTTGCATTTTGGACAATTTTTTGGCATGTCAAAAAAACCTTTGTATTGGTACGAACTTTTGTTGCAAAACAAATCTCCTTCTCTGCATTTTGGGCATTTAAACGTGAGAATACTTGAAACAATATTGGGCATGAATAGAAGAGTTTTAAATAAAATACAAAGTTATCAAAATAGAGAGGTTAAAATGGAATTGTATAAATTAAGTTTTCGGTAATTTCGCGACATGGTAGGAATTAATGAATTAACAGTACATTTTGGAGAACGTTATTTATTTAACAAAGTATCTTTCTTAATTAATAAGCAAGATAGAATTGGATTGGTGGGTAAAAATGGAGCTGGAAAATCTACCATGCTCAAAATTATTGCAGGTGTAAATCAATCGGATGGTGGTAATGTTTCTACCCCTGCCGATTTTACATTTGGTTATTTGCCTCAAGACATGGATTTTAGCCATGGTAAAACTGTGCTGGAAGAAACGAAATCGGTTTTTAAGGAGGTAAACGAAATCAATGCGAAAATTGAGGATATCAATCATCAATTGGAGACTAGAACCGACTACGAATCGGACAGCTATATGGATTTGTTGAATCATTTGAATGATTGCAATGAGCGCTTATCTATTATTGGTGGTTTTACAGTAGATGCTGATGTGGAAACCATTCTAAAAGGATTGGGTTTTACGCCAAAAGATTTTACTCGACAAACCGACGAGTTTAGTGGGGGTTGGAGAATGCGTATTGAGTTGGCTAAAATTTTGTTAACCAAATCCGATTTGTTGTTGCTCGATGAGCCTACCAATCACTTGGATATTGAATCGATTCAGTGGTTGGAAGATTTCTTGAAAGTATATCATGGTGCTGTAGTGTTAATTTCTCACGATAAGGCATTTTTGGACCATGTAACGAATAGAACCATTGAGATTTCGTTAGGTAAGATTTACGATTATAAAACTTATTACTCTAAATATTTAGAACAACGACAAGAACGAAGAGAACAACAAATTGCTGCTTTTACCAATCAACAAAAACAAATTGCAGATACCGAGAAGTTTATTGAACGATTTAGATCGAAAGCATCGAAAGCTGTTCAAGTTCAGAGTAGAGTTAAGCAATTGGATAAAATTGACCGAATAGAAATTGACGAAGAGGATACTGCTTCGATGAGGTTTTATTTTCCTCCAGCCCCTCGTTCGGGTAAAGTGGTAGTAGAAGCAAGTGGGGTGGGTAAATCATTTGGCGATAAAAAAGTGTTCGACGATGCCAATTTCTTTATTGAATCAGGTAAAAAAATTGCCTTTGTAGGAAAGAATGGTGAAGGTAAAACCACCATGACTAAAATTATTGTTGGAGAGCTAGAGCACGAAGGTGAATTGAAAATAGGACATAACGTAAACCTATCGTATTTTGCTCAAAACCAAGCAGAGGAATTGGATAAAGAATTGACTGTTTTTGAAGCGATTGACCAATGTGCTCACGGTGAAATCCGTAAACAAGTTCGAAATTTATTAGGAGCATTTATGTTTGGAGGCGAAGAAGCCGACAAAAAAATTAAAGTGCTTTCTGGGGGCGAACGAGCAAGGGTTGCTTTGTGTAAACTAATGTTAGAACCGGTAAATTTATTGGTGCTGGATGAGCCAACCAACCACTTAGATATTCGCTCGAAAGAAGTGTTGAAAAATGCCTTGAAAAAATACGATGGAACGTTGGTGGTTATTTCTCACGACAGGGATTTTTTAGATGGATTAGTTGAAGAAATGTATGAGTTTAAAGATGGAAAAGTGAAACAATTCTTGGGTGGCGTTTACGATTTCTTAAAATCTAAAAAGGTAGATAGCATTAGAGAATTTGAGCAAAATGTAAAAGTTGTTGCTAAAGTTGAGAAGGTTGTTACCGAAAATAAACTTTCGTTTGAGGAAAAAAAGCAATTGGAGAAAGACTTGAAAAAAACTCAAAATAAGATTAACAAACTTGAAAATCAAGTAGAAGAATTGGAAGCTAAAATTGAGGAGTTGAGCAATGATTTGCATGACCCAACTAAATATTCTGATGCTTTATTGGAACAATACAATGCTACCAAGCAAGAACTTGAACAAGTGATGACAGATTGGGAAGAAAACCAATTGCAAGAAGAAGAGTTGAAAAACAAACTGAATTAATTTCTATGTCTTTGTGGGCTTAACCTATACGTCTTTGCTGGCTTGACCCGCAATCTATTGAGGTTAAGTGTCAACTCTTCGACAGGCTCAGAGTGACAAATCGTTTAATGTGTCTTCGTCATCGATTCAGGTGTAGCAATAATAAAGTGAGCAGTGCCTTCGTATTCGGTTTCTAATTTTTCAATTTCTTTTTGCTCTACGCAGTTTATGGTTAGAATTCTTAAATCGGGGTTGGCTTGTTTTAAATACCACATAATGCCTTCAAAATTATTGGAGTGGTATGATCCATTAAAATGTAAAAATGTTCTTCCTTTTTTCCAGTTTTTAAGTATAAAATGTGCCATGGTAGCATCTTTCGATGCTTGCGATTTTGGTAAATTATCTCCTCCATGACCACCAGCCATCTTTTTCATGTTGGCGTAACCTGGTAATTTCTCGTCATACTTAAGTGGTAATGGAGCAATGTATCTTTTTGCGTCGTCGTTTAAATCGTTAAAAGCTCTGAACCCATCTTTATATACCATGTTGGCATATCTGCGAGGAATGTTGGTGGCAACAAAAGTCAATTGGTTGGCAACAGCAAAATCTAACAATGGTTGGTAGTCGGTAGTGTTGTTTGGCCAAACTTTTGCTTCTTTTTTAAATATTTCGTAGTTGTAATGTCCTCCCAAGTATTCGTTGATAATCAATTGGTCGTCAGCTTCAAACATTTCTGCTCCTAAAACTAAGCCGTCTAAAACTTTTGCATGTAAGTCTTTGGTTAGTTCTAATTGCAACCAATGGTTAATTGGGTTGTTGTGTAATTCGCCAAATAAAATGATATCGGCTTCTTCGGCTTTTTTTAAGATTTTACCGTAGCTCGATTTTTTGCCTATGTCGTTAAACACCTCAAAAGCTTCTTTTTCGGCACAAAACGCAAATAAAAAGAGTGCCAAAATAGGTGCAATTATTTTTTTGAAATTCATTGTGTATTAGTTCGTTAGTTGCGGAGCAAATGTAATTTTTCTTTCTCTTAACATCCAAAAAAAATTATTGTGGAGTTATGAACAGGTGAAAAAATAGTGAATTAATTTTGTTCAGTTTTGATAATGTTGACTAGAGCCAAACTTTCTTTTATTAAAAAAGTAAAACACCATACATTTTTCACTGATTTTAATTGAATAGGAAGAAAGTTATTATCATCAAAAAGTTCTTTATAAATTGTTTGATAGTTTTGGTTGTTTATAAATTCAATTTCTGAATCCATTAACAAATCTTTTAACCAAATCTTAGTGGAATCAGTAGAATTTATGCCATGAACTTGTTTGACAAAAGTACCTTCATTAAATTCTAATATGTATGTGAAAAGATTACTCATTAAAATTATTTTCTCGTATACTCATGAACAAACTTACAAAGTTGTTTTACGTTTTCAACAGGAGTACCTGGTAAAATACCATGCCCTAAATTAAAAATATGCCCTGGTTTTCCTTTTACCGAATCCAATAATTTTTTGGTTTTTGCTTCAATTATACTCCAATCGGCAAACAATGCTGTTGGGTCTAAATTACCTTGTACGGCTACTTCGTAATTTAAGTCTTTCCAAACTTTTGCTAAATCTGTTTTCCAATCAATAGCAATAACATCAGGTTTAGCCTTACGTAAACTTGGTATTAAATGCGAAGAATTTACACCCATAGAAATAATTGGAGTGGTTGGGTGTTTTTTACGAATGATGTGAATCATTTTTTCAACATGAGCATACACATATTCGTTGTAATCATCAACATCTAAAGCACCCACCCAGCTATCAAAAATTTGCACCACCATAGCTCCACTTTCAATTTGAAAGTTAAGGTAATTTGCCATTACGGTAGCCAATTTATCCATTAACAAATGCCAAGCTTTTGGTTCGTTGTACATAAAAGCTTTCATGGTTTCGTAATTTTTCGAAGGGCCACCTTCAATCATATAACTCGCCAACGTAAACGGAGCACCAACAAAACCAATACAAGGAACGTTTAATTCTCCTTTTAAAATGGTTAATGCTTTTCCAGTGTACCACATTTCTGTAGCTGGGTCAACCACTTTAAGTTTTTCTACATCAGCAACAGTTCTTATAGGGTTATGAATTAAAGGACCGTAGCCTTTTTTGTATTCAAAACTAATCCCCATTGGTCCTAGCGGAATTAAAATATCCGAAAAAATAATGGCTGAATCCAATTCAAATTGATTGATAGGCAAAAGCGTAACTTCTGCACTAACCTCAGGTATGGTACTGATTTCTATAATGCTGTATTTTTCCTTTATTTTCATGTACTCTTTTTGGTATCGTCCCGCTTGACGGGCTAACCAAAGTGGAGTGTAAGGAGTTTCTTCTCTTCTACAAGCTTTTAAAAAATTATCGTTGAATGGTGTCATGTTTTATATTTCTTAATGTAGAGACGGATAATTATCCGTCTTGGTTATTTTAATAATTTAATGGCGACGCACAATTGTGCGTCTCTACGTTATCAATTAAACAAGTTTCATAGCAGCATTAATACCTTTTATCAGTTGTTCCATGTCTTTATCAGAAATAACTGACGATAAAAACCAAGCTTCAAATTGACTAGGCGGAATGTAAATTCCGTTTTCAACTAAGCCCCAGAAAAATTTGGTGAATTGAGTAGTGTCACATTCTTGAGCTTCGGTAAAATTAGTTACTGTTTTACCTATAAAAAATGGGTTTATCATTGAACCAAAACGATTTACGGTTAAAGCAATTCCATTTGCTTTCGCTGCATCTAACAATGCTTTTTCAAGCGTTTCTGCTTGTTGGTTAAACTTGTCGTAAGGGTTTTGGTTTTTTAATTCGGTTAAGGTAGAAATACCTGCGGCCATTGCCACTGGGTTTCCTGATAATGTTCCTGCTTGATACATTGCTCCTAAAGGTGAAACCATGTTCATGATTTCTTCACGAGCGCCATACGCTCCAACAGGAAATCCGCCACCAATAACTTTTCCTAAACAAGTGATGTCAGCTTCAATTCCTAATAATTCTTGTGCACCACCAAATTTAGAACGGAACCCAGTCATTACTTCATCAATAACCAAAAGAATACCGGCTTCTTTTGTTATTTTTCTAAGTTCTTTAATAAACGAATCGCTTGGCAAAACAACGCCCATATTACCCGCGATTGGCTCGATAAAAACGGCAGCAATATCTTTACATTCTGCAATGTGTTTTTTTACCGAATCAATGTCGTTGTATTCAGCAATTAAGGTGTTTTTTACTGCATCAGCAGGAACACCCGCACTACCTGGTAAACTATATGTTACCAACCCTGAACCTGCTGCAACCAATAATGCATCAGAATGACCATGGTAACAACCTGCAAATTTGATGATGTGATTTTTTCCTGTAAAGGCTCTTGCTAAACGGATAGCACTTAAAATGGCTTCTGTGCCCGAGTTTACAAATCGAACTTTGTCCATTCCTGGGAAAGCAGCGCAAACTATTTCGGCAAGTTTAATTTCATTTTCGGTACTCGCACCAAAACTAAATCCTTCTTTAACTTGATTGGTAACGGCTTCAATAACTTTTTCGTTACCGTGACCTAAAATCATTGGTCCGTAAGAAAGTACCAAGTCGATGTATTCGTTACCATCAACATCGTAAATTTTAGAACCTTTTGCATTTTTAATAAACAAAGGATTTCCTCCAACAGATTTAAATGCTCGTACTGGCGAATTTACTGACCCAACCAAGTGTTTCAGTCCTTTGTTGTATAGTTCTTGTGATTTTGTATTGTTCATAATTTGCCCCTCTTAATCTCCCCAAAGGGGAGAGACTTGTAATTATCGATTATTTTTTTATTTGTTTTTACACAGTATTTATTTTAGTATTCAACTTTATCGTAAATAAAGTCAATTCTTCTCATTTGGGTATTACTCCTTCCCTTTGGGAAGGTCGGGATGGGCTAATAGTTTTGCTGCTTCTTTTGCAAAGTAGGTGATAATAATATCTGCACCAGCTCTTTTAATTGATAGCAATGTTTCCATCATTACTCGTTGTTCATCTATCCAACCGTTTTTACCAGCGGCTTTTATCATGGCGTATTCGCCGCTAACATTGTATGCTGCAATCGGTAAATCAAAATTGTTTTTTAAATCTCTAATAATATCTAAATAAGATAAAGCAGGTTTAACCATTAAAATAGCAGCTCCCTCATCTACATCTGCTTGAGCTTCTTTAATGGCTTCGTTACGGTTAGCTGAATCCATTTGGTAGGTTCTTCTATCACCAAAACTTGGTGTTGAGTCGGCAGCATCTCTAAATGGTCCATAATACGCCGAAGCATATTTTACGGAATAGCCCATGATTGGAATGTGTTGAAATCCGTTTTTATCTAATTCGTCTCTAATCTCGCGTACTGCAAAATCCATCATGCCGGATGGAGCAACCATGTCAACTCCAGCTTTAGCTTGAGCCAATACTTGTTTTCTTAAATTGACAAGCGTTAAATCGTTATCCACATCATGGTTGCACAAAACTCCACAGTGCCCATGACTCGTGTATTCGCAAAAGCAAACGTCGGCTATAACTTGTAATGTTGGATAGTTTTTTTTGATGTAAGCAATTGCTTTTTGAATAATTCCCTCAGGGTTCCAGCTTTCAGAACCTTCTTCATCTTTGTGTAAAGGAATGCCAAACAGTATAACAGATTTAATTCCTAAATCAACGGCTTCTTGTAGCTCTGCATCAATTTGGTCAAGCGAATACCTGAAAATTCCTGGCATCGAGGTAATTTCTTTTTTTATGTTATTGCCTTCTTCGATAAAAAGCGGGTAAATAAAATCGGTAACCTTTAGTTGCGTTTCTCGAACTGCAGCTCTTATTTCTTTGGTTTTTCTACTATCTCTTAAACGTACGCTCATTACAAAAATTTGAGTGCAAATATAAGTTTGTTCAATGAGGTAAAATAGGAAATATATCAGTTTTTAAGACTAATGTTTTTAACATCCTTACTTTTGTGAAGTGGAAACCGCTAATCATATTATTCTTTTTGATGGAACTTGCAATTTTTGTAATTTCTGGGTTGGTTTTGTGATAAAAAGAGATGCAAAAAATGTATTTCGGTTTGCAAGTTTGCAGTCAGTAATAGGTCAGGAATTACGAATGAAATACCAAGTAAGTAGTGGGTTAGATTCGGTTGTGCTCATCAAAAACAATAAAGTTTACATTAAATCGAATGCAGCGTTAGAAATTATTAAACAGTTGAATGGTTTGTGGTTTTTATTTTATGGATTTAAAATAATTCCAATTTTTATTCGCGATTGGTTTTATGATGTGGTTGCCAAACACCGATACAAATGGTTTGGTCAACAAGTGTGCGAAATTGCTCCTAAAACAGAATTTATGCATAAGTTTTTATAAATCATTACCTTTGCAATAAGTGTACGCCATTATAGATATAGAAACTTCAGGAGGGAACCATAAAAATGGAAAAATTACCGAAATAGCCATCTACAAACATGATGGTAAAAAAATTGTGGACGAATTTGTAACCCTTGTCAACCCTGAAATTAAGATAGATTGGTACGTTAAAAAACTTACAGGAATAACTGATGAAATGGTTGCTGAAGCACCAAAATTTTTTGAGGTTGCAAAACGTATTGTAAACATTACTCGCGGTTGTATTTTTATTGCTCATAATGTAGATTTTGATTACGACTTTGTTCGTGCTGAATTTCGTTCGTTGGGATTTGAATACAAACGTTCAAAACTTTGTACGGTTCAGTTGAGTAGAAAACTAATTCCTGGAAAAAAATCGTATAGTTTGGGTAAGTTGTGTAAAGATTTGGGGCTGCCTTTGGAAGACCGACACCGTGCTTCTGGTGATGCTTTGGCAACAGTTAAATTGTTTGAAATGTTATTGGAGGCTGATAATAATCAGAAACTAATACCACGACCTGTGGTAGATTTGAATCAGACGAAGTTGTTTTGATGGCTCGCAGATTTCACGGATGAACGCTGAAAAAAATTGCAATAACAGTTTATTCGCTAATAATCAATTTTTGAATCGCTTGTTTATTGTTCTCAAAAATCAACTTTACCAAGTACATCCCTTTAGGTAAATTTGTTTTTAAGTTGGTTTTATATTGATTAATTTTTTGGTTAAATAACACCTTTCCTTCAATACTAACAATGATTAGGTTTAATGGTTTTTCACTTTCAACTGTAAAATTTC from Flavobacteriales bacterium encodes:
- a CDS encoding dienelactone hydrolase family protein — protein: MNKKNSLVVDKTATYFTLGNIKTAKTIWFVLHGYGYLAEFFIKKFEPITNNETCVIAPEALSHFYLDGFYGKVGASWMTKHNREDEIVDYINYLQKLYDFVLSENNKNCTKINVVGFSQGGATACRWFSAKKFTCTNFILWASVFPDDVEFNLAQSETKLFLIYGTQDEFLTEERMSRLKKQILESKVACKVITFDGKHGIPKDVLIEESVKNVWN
- a CDS encoding 3'-5' exonuclease; protein product: MYAIIDIETSGGNHKNGKITEIAIYKHDGKKIVDEFVTLVNPEIKIDWYVKKLTGITDEMVAEAPKFFEVAKRIVNITRGCIFIAHNVDFDYDFVRAEFRSLGFEYKRSKLCTVQLSRKLIPGKKSYSLGKLCKDLGLPLEDRHRASGDALATVKLFEMLLEADNNQKLIPRPVVDLNQTKLF
- a CDS encoding bifunctional phosphoglucose/phosphomannose isomerase, with amino-acid sequence MKGLIEDFTKHLAESIAICNQTNLKKTDKKIESVLICGLGGSGIGGTVVSQIVANDANTPIVVNKDYKIPAFVNKNTLVICSSYSGNTEETLEMLAQAEAKGAEIACVTSAGKLEEIANAKNYNLIKIPGGNPPRAAFGLSLPTIFHFLTHYNVVNKNYFEDFATSIKNIDADEQNIIIEAKKITEKLYKKIPVIYSDAWFEGVSIRFRQQINENAKMLCWHHVIPEMNHNELVGWTTKNDDLAVVLFRNDDDYFRTQKRMEINKTVFEKYTSTILEIYSKGKNRLEQSLYLIHLGDWISYYLAEKNGVDVTEVDIITHLKNELSKI
- a CDS encoding ChaN family lipoprotein; translated protein: MNFKKIIAPILALFLFAFCAEKEAFEVFNDIGKKSSYGKILKKAEEADIILFGELHNNPINHWLQLELTKDLHAKVLDGLVLGAEMFEADDQLIINEYLGGHYNYEIFKKEAKVWPNNTTDYQPLLDFAVANQLTFVATNIPRRYANMVYKDGFRAFNDLNDDAKRYIAPLPLKYDEKLPGYANMKKMAGGHGGDNLPKSQASKDATMAHFILKNWKKGRTFLHFNGSYHSNNFEGIMWYLKQANPDLRILTINCVEQKEIEKLETEYEGTAHFIIATPESMTKTH
- the hemE gene encoding uroporphyrinogen decarboxylase; the protein is MTPFNDNFLKACRREETPYTPLWLARQAGRYQKEYMKIKEKYSIIEISTIPEVSAEVTLLPINQFELDSAIIFSDILIPLGPMGISFEYKKGYGPLIHNPIRTVADVEKLKVVDPATEMWYTGKALTILKGELNVPCIGFVGAPFTLASYMIEGGPSKNYETMKAFMYNEPKAWHLLMDKLATVMANYLNFQIESGAMVVQIFDSWVGALDVDDYNEYVYAHVEKMIHIIRKKHPTTPIISMGVNSSHLIPSLRKAKPDVIAIDWKTDLAKVWKDLNYEVAVQGNLDPTALFADWSIIEAKTKKLLDSVKGKPGHIFNLGHGILPGTPVENVKQLCKFVHEYTRK
- a CDS encoding glycosyltransferase family 9 protein; protein product: MSNAVKILIIRFSSIGDIVLTTPVIRCLQQQLDGEVVIHYLTKNQYKSILLSNPRISKVLGIDKSTNEVIEELKNEGYDYIIDLHKNLRSKRVIKKLKVLSFAFEKLNYQKWLMTTFKVNKLPNIHIVERYLNATKVLGVENDKDGLEYYIPDADKVDLKTLPVTHQNGYVSFAIGAQHNTKKIPLEKCCEIIQQLNLSVVLLGGKEDVESANFIRQKVGDLAFVGCGNYTLNQSASIIQQSKVLITPDTGLMHIGAALGVNIVSVWGNTIPEFGMYPYYPKNPEKFVIIENKNLNCRPCSKIGYDKCPKKHFKCMVDLENAKIINAVKGFYNG
- the hemL gene encoding glutamate-1-semialdehyde 2,1-aminomutase translates to MNNTKSQELYNKGLKHLVGSVNSPVRAFKSVGGNPLFIKNAKGSKIYDVDGNEYIDLVLSYGPMILGHGNEKVIEAVTNQVKEGFSFGASTENEIKLAEIVCAAFPGMDKVRFVNSGTEAILSAIRLARAFTGKNHIIKFAGCYHGHSDALLVAAGSGLVTYSLPGSAGVPADAVKNTLIAEYNDIDSVKKHIAECKDIAAVFIEPIAGNMGVVLPSDSFIKELRKITKEAGILLVIDEVMTGFRSKFGGAQELLGIEADITCLGKVIGGGFPVGAYGAREEIMNMVSPLGAMYQAGTLSGNPVAMAAGISTLTELKNQNPYDKFNQQAETLEKALLDAAKANGIALTVNRFGSMINPFFIGKTVTNFTEAQECDTTQFTKFFWGLVENGIYIPPSQFEAWFLSSVISDKDMEQLIKGINAAMKLV
- the hemB gene encoding porphobilinogen synthase is translated as MSVRLRDSRKTKEIRAAVRETQLKVTDFIYPLFIEEGNNIKKEITSMPGIFRYSLDQIDAELQEAVDLGIKSVILFGIPLHKDEEGSESWNPEGIIQKAIAYIKKNYPTLQVIADVCFCEYTSHGHCGVLCNHDVDNDLTLVNLRKQVLAQAKAGVDMVAPSGMMDFAVREIRDELDKNGFQHIPIMGYSVKYASAYYGPFRDAADSTPSFGDRRTYQMDSANRNEAIKEAQADVDEGAAILMVKPALSYLDIIRDLKNNFDLPIAAYNVSGEYAMIKAAGKNGWIDEQRVMMETLLSIKRAGADIIITYFAKEAAKLLAHPDLPKGKE
- a CDS encoding DUF393 domain-containing protein is translated as METANHIILFDGTCNFCNFWVGFVIKRDAKNVFRFASLQSVIGQELRMKYQVSSGLDSVVLIKNNKVYIKSNAALEIIKQLNGLWFLFYGFKIIPIFIRDWFYDVVAKHRYKWFGQQVCEIAPKTEFMHKFL
- a CDS encoding DUF983 domain-containing protein; this translates as MPNIVSSILTFKCPKCREGDLFCNKSSYQYKGFFDMPKNCPKCNQDFQIETGFYYGAMYMSYAFTIAIIVAVFVAMVIFDVFEINRFLIVDSIVLILVLPYIFRLSRSAWISLMIKYDPKAIEKHEQKK
- a CDS encoding ABC-F family ATP-binding cassette domain-containing protein; translated protein: MVGINELTVHFGERYLFNKVSFLINKQDRIGLVGKNGAGKSTMLKIIAGVNQSDGGNVSTPADFTFGYLPQDMDFSHGKTVLEETKSVFKEVNEINAKIEDINHQLETRTDYESDSYMDLLNHLNDCNERLSIIGGFTVDADVETILKGLGFTPKDFTRQTDEFSGGWRMRIELAKILLTKSDLLLLDEPTNHLDIESIQWLEDFLKVYHGAVVLISHDKAFLDHVTNRTIEISLGKIYDYKTYYSKYLEQRQERREQQIAAFTNQQKQIADTEKFIERFRSKASKAVQVQSRVKQLDKIDRIEIDEEDTASMRFYFPPAPRSGKVVVEASGVGKSFGDKKVFDDANFFIESGKKIAFVGKNGEGKTTMTKIIVGELEHEGELKIGHNVNLSYFAQNQAEELDKELTVFEAIDQCAHGEIRKQVRNLLGAFMFGGEEADKKIKVLSGGERARVALCKLMLEPVNLLVLDEPTNHLDIRSKEVLKNALKKYDGTLVVISHDRDFLDGLVEEMYEFKDGKVKQFLGGVYDFLKSKKVDSIREFEQNVKVVAKVEKVVTENKLSFEEKKQLEKDLKKTQNKINKLENQVEELEAKIEELSNDLHDPTKYSDALLEQYNATKQELEQVMTDWEENQLQEEELKNKLN